Proteins encoded by one window of Lathyrus oleraceus cultivar Zhongwan6 chromosome 1, CAAS_Psat_ZW6_1.0, whole genome shotgun sequence:
- the LOC127107138 gene encoding uncharacterized protein LOC127107138 produces MPLSIYKKLGLGEVQDTRMTLQFADHSMKRPYGITTDVLVKIDKFVFPVDFVILEMPEDEEIPLILGRSFLETGRCMIDIEEGTMTLKFYDEKLKIDITTPRLPLERVLSLSIVEDTEGIDEEESEVVAMLKEQPPWVRSRPQRWEELRPKTSSESKQDIKKRIELKQLPEHLKYVFLDKEEKCPTIINSGKEKGYHNHTSVAVTGCQTKEAFPNSENVKNRGINTATRVLTHGRVD; encoded by the exons ATGCCCCTCTCAATTTACAAAAAACTTGGTTTAGGGGAGGTGCAAGATACCCGCATGACACTGCAGTTTGCGgatcattctatgaagagaccATACGGTATAACAACAGATGTCctggtgaagattgataaatttgtattTCCGGTTGATTTTGTGATACTTGAGATgccggaagatgaggagattcctctcatacTGGGAAGATCTTTCCTAGAAActggaagatgcatgatagacattgAAGAAGGTACCATGACCCTCAAATTTTATGATGAAAAGCTAAAAATTGAT atTACAACACCCAGGCTTCCTTTGGAGAGAGTTTTGAGTTTATCTATTGTGGAGGATACTGAAGGAATTGATGAGGAAGAATCCGAAGTGGTAGCAATGTTAAAGGAACAACCGCCTTGGGTTCGTTCCCGACCGCAACGTTGGGAGGAGCTTCGACCTAAAACATCTTCAGAATCAAAACAGGATATTAAAAAGAGGATAGAGTTGAAACAATTACCGgaacatctcaaatatgtttttcttgACAAGGAGGAAAAATGTCCAACAATCATAaattcag GTAAGGAGAAAGGATACCATAATCATACCAGCGTCGCAGTGACAGGATGCCAGACCAAAGAAGCATTTCCGAattcagaaaatgtgaaaaacaGGGGCATCAACACAGCCACCCGTGTgctgacacacggccgtgttgattaa